The proteins below are encoded in one region of Rhizobium sp. 9140:
- a CDS encoding lytic murein transglycosylase, translated as MNSNSLPLRRRLRAAFVAAAAFLATTPAFADAGFQTWINGFYPTAAKAGISESTYRKAFAGVKTPDETVIEKANYQPEFKHKIWEYIDSRVNPYTQKVGQEMSVKHRRTLDAIEKHFGVDRNVLLAIWSMESNYGAVLEKDDRLHYVPRALATLAYADPKRAKFAKTQLIAALKILQSGDVSPRELNGSWAGAMGHTQFIPTSYLLYAIDADGNGHRDIWNSIPDALATAANLLKKNGWQPGMTWGYETAVPAGGSDLQGQTKTLKQWTALGFTRPNGKGFRDGSIRATLKMPGGSGSPGFLMTKNFSVIKRYNASDSYALGVGLLADEIAGYGGMQQAWSRPDGTLDVKQKFELQSRLKELGYYDGEVDGNFGSGSKAAIQAFQNRKGMTPDGQPTQNLLRALRD; from the coding sequence ATGAACAGCAACAGTCTGCCCCTTCGCCGCCGCCTCCGCGCCGCCTTTGTTGCCGCCGCCGCGTTCCTCGCCACCACGCCTGCTTTCGCCGATGCCGGCTTCCAGACATGGATCAACGGCTTCTATCCCACGGCCGCCAAAGCGGGCATCTCCGAGAGCACCTATCGCAAGGCCTTTGCCGGCGTGAAGACGCCCGACGAGACCGTGATCGAGAAGGCCAATTACCAGCCGGAATTCAAGCACAAGATCTGGGAATATATCGACAGCCGCGTGAACCCCTACACGCAGAAGGTCGGCCAGGAAATGTCGGTGAAGCACCGCCGCACGCTGGATGCGATCGAGAAGCATTTCGGCGTCGATCGAAACGTGCTGCTCGCCATCTGGTCGATGGAGTCCAACTACGGCGCCGTGCTGGAGAAGGACGATCGGCTGCATTACGTGCCGCGAGCGCTGGCGACCCTTGCCTATGCCGATCCGAAGCGGGCGAAATTCGCCAAGACACAGCTGATCGCCGCGCTGAAGATCCTGCAGTCGGGCGATGTGAGCCCACGCGAACTCAACGGCTCCTGGGCCGGCGCCATGGGCCACACGCAGTTCATTCCCACGAGCTACCTCCTCTACGCGATCGATGCGGACGGCAACGGGCACCGCGATATCTGGAACTCGATCCCCGATGCGCTGGCGACCGCCGCGAACCTTCTGAAGAAGAACGGCTGGCAACCGGGCATGACCTGGGGCTACGAGACGGCGGTGCCCGCCGGCGGCTCCGACCTCCAGGGCCAGACGAAGACGCTGAAGCAGTGGACGGCCCTCGGCTTCACCCGTCCGAACGGCAAGGGATTCCGCGACGGCAGCATTCGCGCCACGCTGAAGATGCCGGGCGGCAGCGGCAGCCCGGGCTTCCTGATGACCAAGAATTTTTCCGTCATCAAGCGCTACAACGCCTCCGACTCCTACGCGCTCGGCGTCGGTCTTCTTGCCGACGAAATTGCCGGCTATGGCGGTATGCAGCAGGCCTGGAGCCGGCCGGACGGCACGCTGGACGTCAAGCAGAAGTTCGAACTGCAGTCGCGCCTCAAGGAACTCGGCTATTACGACGGAGAGGTCGATGGCAATTTCGGCTCCGGCTCGAAAGCTGCGATCCAGGCCTTCCAGAACCGCAAGGGCATGACCCCGGACGGCCAGCCGACGCAGAACCTTCTCCGCGCCCTGCGGGATTGA
- a CDS encoding SGNH/GDSL hydrolase family protein, with amino-acid sequence MSMPRAEMPKAVTPRADQSKVSPQPSRRARLRRLAAFILAIVIALPAVAFLPPVSRAEAQERRTILDMFFGRPRQQQRVYEDYGDGGNINREAPPPVRRQPKPQRAKPRPAPVETPAPEIVAKQADAKTVLVVGDFIAGSLSDGLQTAFADSPGIVVENRSEGSSGMVRDDYFDWPNMLPVYADDVKPALIVVSFGANDRQQMKIGAVREKYRTDAWMAEYTQRVAAFAALARSRNVPLLWVGMPSFQSPAMTADMVTFNGIFRTEAEKVGGQFIDIWDGFVDEQGKFVTTGSDINGQQVRLRGADGINLTPAGKRKLAFYVEKDIRRLLGETAAPGSDIPDPSDMKDLVVTAPTSETIIKTQPISLVDPDLDGASALLDGASLPASTGRSARDLLIEKGEAPPAPFGRVDDFRLVKTVLAPPAVTPETASSAAGSSLGNADPSPSKAAAPPKTGTGPRLGAAPPWQVVPLR; translated from the coding sequence ATGTCGATGCCCCGAGCCGAGATGCCCAAAGCGGTGACACCACGCGCTGATCAGAGCAAAGTCTCGCCGCAACCGTCGCGGCGTGCTCGTCTGCGCCGGCTTGCGGCCTTCATTCTCGCCATCGTCATCGCTCTGCCGGCCGTCGCCTTCCTCCCGCCCGTCAGCCGCGCCGAGGCGCAGGAGCGACGCACAATCCTTGATATGTTCTTTGGACGACCGCGCCAGCAGCAGCGCGTCTATGAGGATTATGGCGACGGCGGGAATATCAACCGCGAGGCGCCGCCGCCGGTGCGGCGTCAGCCGAAGCCGCAGCGGGCGAAACCCCGTCCCGCCCCTGTCGAGACGCCGGCACCCGAAATCGTGGCAAAGCAGGCGGATGCCAAGACCGTGCTTGTCGTCGGCGACTTCATCGCCGGCAGCCTCAGTGACGGGCTGCAAACCGCCTTTGCCGACAGCCCGGGCATCGTGGTCGAGAACCGGAGCGAAGGCTCCTCCGGCATGGTGCGCGACGACTATTTCGACTGGCCCAACATGCTCCCCGTCTATGCCGATGACGTGAAGCCGGCCCTCATCGTCGTCAGCTTCGGCGCTAACGACCGACAGCAGATGAAGATCGGTGCGGTGCGGGAAAAATACCGCACGGATGCCTGGATGGCCGAGTACACACAGCGCGTCGCAGCGTTTGCAGCCCTTGCCCGCAGCCGCAACGTGCCGCTTCTCTGGGTCGGCATGCCGTCGTTCCAGTCACCCGCGATGACGGCGGACATGGTGACGTTCAACGGCATCTTCCGCACCGAAGCCGAGAAGGTCGGTGGGCAGTTCATTGATATCTGGGATGGTTTCGTCGATGAGCAGGGCAAGTTCGTGACGACGGGCTCCGACATCAATGGCCAGCAGGTGCGCCTGCGCGGTGCCGACGGCATCAACCTGACGCCGGCCGGCAAACGCAAGCTCGCCTTCTACGTGGAAAAGGACATCCGCCGCCTTCTGGGCGAGACGGCAGCGCCCGGTAGCGACATTCCCGATCCGAGCGACATGAAGGACTTGGTGGTAACGGCCCCGACCAGCGAGACCATCATCAAGACCCAGCCGATCAGCCTTGTCGATCCCGACCTCGACGGCGCGTCCGCCCTGCTGGACGGCGCCAGCCTGCCGGCAAGTACCGGGCGCAGCGCGCGGGACCTGCTGATCGAGAAAGGCGAAGCCCCGCCCGCCCCGTTCGGCCGGGTTGACGATTTTCGGCTTGTGAAGACGGTGCTGGCGCCGCCGGCCGTGACACCGGAGACAGCCTCATCGGCGGCAGGCTCATCTCTAGGCAATGCCGATCCATCACCATCGAAGGCCGCAGCCCCGCCAAAGACCGGAACTGGCCCCCGGCTGGGGGCCGCACCGCCGTGGCAGGTCGTCCCGCTGCGATAG